Proteins from a genomic interval of Gordonia sp. SL306:
- a CDS encoding mycofactocin-coupled SDR family oxidoreductase: protein MGKLDGRVAVITGAGRGQGRSHAVTLAAAGADIIAIDLCADIETNEYGLATEDDLDETRRLVEKEDRRCLTAIADVREPGQLRTAIREGVDELGGLHIVVANAGICPLGDVARKAFLDAVDVDLVGVINTVSAAFPYLSSGASIIATGSAAALMKGSGIDVLGPGGFAYGHSKRAVAQYVHDLALTLAPESIRVNCIHPTNCNTDMLHSGPMYKTFRPDLETPTRDDVVDAFATIQPMPVPWVEPEQVSKAVLYLASDDAEFVTGMQMKIDAGTALAHTNPYSLR from the coding sequence ATGGGCAAGTTGGACGGCAGAGTAGCGGTGATCACCGGCGCGGGTCGCGGTCAGGGTCGCAGTCACGCGGTCACGCTCGCGGCCGCGGGTGCCGACATCATCGCGATCGACCTCTGCGCGGATATCGAGACCAACGAATACGGCCTCGCGACCGAGGACGATCTCGACGAGACGCGCCGCCTGGTCGAGAAGGAGGATCGCCGTTGCCTGACCGCGATTGCCGACGTCCGCGAGCCCGGTCAGTTGCGTACCGCGATCCGGGAGGGCGTCGACGAGCTCGGCGGACTCCACATCGTGGTCGCCAACGCAGGCATCTGCCCGCTCGGCGATGTGGCACGCAAAGCATTTCTCGATGCCGTCGACGTCGATCTGGTCGGCGTGATCAACACGGTCAGCGCCGCCTTCCCCTATCTGTCGTCCGGCGCATCGATCATCGCGACCGGGTCGGCGGCAGCGTTGATGAAGGGCAGCGGGATCGACGTGCTGGGCCCGGGCGGATTCGCCTATGGACACTCGAAACGTGCGGTCGCACAGTATGTTCACGATCTCGCGTTGACGCTCGCCCCCGAGTCCATCCGAGTCAACTGCATCCACCCCACCAACTGCAACACCGACATGCTCCACAGCGGTCCGATGTACAAGACCTTCCGTCCGGATCTCGAGACCCCGACCCGCGACGACGTGGTCGACGCCTTTGCGACCATTCAGCCGATGCCCGTGCCGTGGGTGGAACCCGAACAGGTCAGCAAAGCGGTCCTCTACCTCGCGTCCGATGACGCGGAGTTCGTGACCGGGATGCAGATGAAGATCGATGCCGGAACCGCACTGGCACACACCAACCCGTACTCGCTGAGGTAG